The following are encoded together in the Thunnus albacares chromosome 7, fThuAlb1.1, whole genome shotgun sequence genome:
- the LOC122986232 gene encoding serine/threonine-protein kinase WNK1-like isoform X1 — MSEKPDDKMVKFLAPPQKSGNGPSSGSDSMVSECRPTEVRRRHHTMERDRCNPEHRFLRRSVISDSNATALALPLPTKTPVPAPLLIQPLEAVPPRQQAVAADHLPRAEPSLAQNEETAVSDRGRQEGKDIEIAKVEVVPLEQKPTSVQQIRDGEVVIAARSAPCLEAELPSRTEPEITAEVKGNHEGEGEEEDKESAKARAEAEQREAEKKVQDDIEEAETKAVGTSPDGRFLKFDIEIGRGSFKTVYKGLDTDTTVEVAWCELQDRKLSKTERQRFKEEAGMLKGLQHPNIVRFYDSWEGPSKGRKCIVLVTELMTSGTLKTYLKRFKVMKIKVLRSWCRQILKGLHFLHTRAPPIIHRDLKCDNIFITGPTGSVKIGDLGLATLKRASFAKSVIGTPEFMAPEMYEEKYDESVDVYAFGMCMLEMATSEYPYSECQNAAQIYRRVTSGVKPGSFDKVAIPEVKEIIEGCIRQNKDERYSIKDLLNHAFFQEDTGVRVELAEEDDGEMEAIKLWLRIEDVKKLKGKYKDNEAIEFSFDLSKDVPEDVAQEMVESGYVCEGDHKTIAKAIKDRVSLISRKRAQRQQVREEQEKRRLEEEQQIQLPPAQQPGQQTSTEMSQPVPQPASYVSPQPNQHSTQMSAQPTSQQSIQSTNYNTPQSTQLTGMAQGVPYVPQSAGQVPVPVPVQGQSVVTIQPESEEPEADLHQQLQHAGGVTHMGDRQHGSSEAQPVQPEMSYSNPPGQQLQPQVSCPQTQNDQNQQQQLSVVQPQMQGVKPEVIPVVPGSQSVPVAPQQYGVYYKPSLPPQMPTQQVMIPPSSQSSPPQQQQQPESSTSLQSPALPQAQTGAQQLQAPVSVPQSTPVEQPGSAALVPPPVESCLSDAASGLSDGNDGNSTSGGRHEGRSLKRHQRRSVRSRSRHDKTAKAKLNVLSISNVGDRVAECQLETHNRKMVTFKFDLDGDNPEEIAQIMVSSEFILESERESFIEQVREVIEMADEKGEGMKEGFPQMIDLQQQPELSVPMLPGINPNTAAQVVHSAGRRFIVSPVPESRLREQFFGAPSANTSFGDEPAPGAPMTLGLSLSAPSGILQQAFSKVKQARVERGNTIDLPTADQEPGTVPSTEAVLGPNSNSVLAPPEAVASTTGTNFPAVSLTSTATPSPPPSTGRVSPPPISSQSQIPAPVPSEPCLPCQSSHETASSQIAPTVSIPPSSSSISPPAVQTSVPAAPGPQLSGSSVSSVATFSNTVSVPASEPSQPFNSAASSSQPMNSSIHAPQHTTSQCPPVPISAQPAPPTSLPSQSQPQPGESEGAELQTKATGRDDIQALDKKLRSLFKDQSSASSSASLDPGQNTGTSSPPTGTSSPPPGVALVPPSNLPLTSGVQGVLGPTTTSGQGITPAGHAQTPPTKPRAQTLPTGFDQAATPSSDLVPPFPGPNQSQQPLGNLDAQLRRALSPETVQGGNRVQPPAAGFTLGRFQVSVAGDGTSSSVPGPPSIVSSSSHPPSSTSSSSSSSSSSSSPSSPENTLHRSSSLSRGVCKSDTVNGASSVSAGPASQPTTIGRFQVSTSTNATSGQTTGSKVGRFSVTVTPAPAAASGPSQGSSMQNGPSSSTSDPHNAHTHYSSDNDDDSETDDEALQKEISRLREKHMLEIQALQSRQKEEIESLFTRMGKAPPPSVFSPAVAMAGGRRRLKSKSHKSARSSGQPSPVHSGSPSSAQSLHGSESSPKQSSPSATEASQSGGKSSLQQLKSSPSMPILSSCSTGVSGTSSTNGSGHCQNHSTSLTQATGPTPSASHTQKGKGTFTDDLHKLVDNWARDAINLSQCKRGPKTGPQAAHDIIPPANMGRKFSAPGYLCPTLPNPSSTTTTTATHLPNPANPSVPLGPRKGSLGPVAPGFGYASAPYSAPQWAGPTGTCPVNMLNPAQPLTQYQPPTTASVSLHQGYHMGTTPAPQKSVSPGGSNLRPT; from the exons ATGTCGGAAAAGCCTGACGACAAAATGGTGAAGTTCCTGGCTCCCCCTCAGAAGAGTGGAAATGGCCCAAGTTCTGGTTCAGACTCGATGGTGAGCGAGTGCCGGCCGACAGAAGTGAGACGCCGGCATCACACCATGGAGCGTGATCGTTGTAACCCTGAACACCGTTTCTTGCGCCGCAGTGTCATCAGTGATTCCAATGCCACAGCATTGGCCCTCCCTTTACCCACCAAGACCCCCGTCCCAGCACCTCTACTGATTCAACCACTTGAAGCCGTCCCCCCACGGCAACAGGCTGTTGCTGCTGATCATTTACCACGGGCTGAACCAAGTTTAGCTCAAAATGAGGAGACTGCTGTTAGTGATAGAGGGAGACAAGAAGGAAAAGACATAGAAATAGCTAAGGTGGAAGTAGTGCCTTTAGAACAGAAGCCTACCAGTGTACAACAAATCCGTGATGGAGAGGTGGTGATAGCAGCCCGCTCCGCACCATGCTTAGAAGCAGAATTGCCAAGTCGAACAGAACCTGAAATCACCGCTGAGGTGAAGGGAAATCAtgaaggagagggggaggaagaagaTAAGGAATCTGCCAAGGCTCGAGcagaggcagagcagagagaagcTGAGAAGAAAGTGCAAGATGACATCGAAGAGGCTGAGACCAAAGCAGTGGGAACATCACCAGACGGGCGTTTCCTAAAGTTTGATATCGAAATTGGACGTGGCTCCTTCAAGACAGTCTACAAGGGCTTGGACACTGACACCACAGTGGAGGTGGCTTGGTGTGAGTTGCAG GATCGTAAATTGTCAAAGACAGAGCGGCAGCGCTTTAAGGAGGAAGCAGGGATGTTAAAGGGACTACAGCATCCCAACATTGTCCGCTTTTACGACTCCTGGGAGGGACCCTCCAAAGGCAGGAAGTGCATTGTACTGGTTACTGAACTCATGACCTCTGGCACACTCAAAAC ATATCTGAAGCGGTTCAAggtgatgaaaattaaagtgctGCGGAGCTGGTGTAGACAAATCCTCAAGGGGCTTCACTTCCTTCACACTCGGGCTCCTCCCATCATCCATAGAGACCTAAAGTGCGACAACATTTTCATCACAGGCCCAACAGGATCCGTTAAGATTGGAGACCTGGGACTGGCCACACTGAAGCGCGCATCATTTGCCAAGAGTGTTATAG gTACCCCTGAGTTCATGGCGCCTGAGATGTATGAGGAGAAGTACGACGAGTCAGTGGATGTGTATGCCTTTGGAATGTGCATGCTGGAGATGGCCACCTCAGAGTACCCGTACTCAGAGTGCCAGAATGCTGCACAGATCTACCGCAGAGTTACCAGC GGGGTGAAGCCAGGCAGCTTTGACAAGGTGGCCATTCCTGAAGTGAAGGAGATCATCGAGGGATGTATTCGCCAGAACAAGGATGAGAG GTACTCGATCAAGGACCTTCTGAACCATGCCTTCTTCCAGGAAGACACAGGGGTGCGTGTGGAGTTGGCAGAGGAGGATGATGGAGAGATGGAAGCTATCAAGCTGTGGCTGAGAATTGAGGATGTGAAGAAGCTCAAGGGGAAGTACAAAGACAACGAAGCTATTGAGTTCTCCTTTGACCTCAGCAAAGACGTCCCAGAGGATGTGGCTCAGGAAATG GTTGAGTCTGGTTATGTATGCGAAGGTGACCACAAGACCATAGCTAAGGCCATCAAGGACAGGGTGTCTCTGATCAGTCGCAAGAGAGCACAACGGCAGCAG GTCAGAGAAGAACAGGAGAAGAGAAGGctagaagaagaacaacagatTCAGTTACCGCCAGCACAGCAACCAGGCCAACAAACTAGCACGGAGATGTCTCAGCCGGTGCCACAGCCTGCATCTTATGTCTCTCCACAACCAAACCAACACAGCACACAGATGTCTGCCCAGCCTACATCTCAGCAGAGCATTCAGAGCACTAACTACAACACTCCCCAGTCAACCCAGCTGACTGGCATGGCACAGGGGGTCCCTTATGTCCCCCAGTCAGCTGGGCAAGTCCCAGTCCCAGTTCCAGTTCAGGGTCAGAGTGTGGTTAccatccagccagagtcagaGGAACCTGAAGCTGACCTACACCAACAGCTGCAGCACGCTGGAGGAG TCACTCACATGGGAGACAGACAGCACGGTTCTTCCGAGGCCCAGCCTGTTCAGCCTGAAATGTCCTACAGTAACCCTCCCGGTCAGCAGCTTCAGCCCCAGGTGTCATGCCCTCAGAcacaaaatgaccaaaatcaACAGCAGCAGTTGTCAGTG GTTCAACCCCAAATGCAAGGTGTCAAGCCTGAAGTTATCCCTGTTGTGCCCGGCAGCCAGTCTGTTCCAGTGGCACCTCAGCAG TACGGAGTTTACTACAAACCATCGCTTCCCCCTCAG ATGCCCACCCAGCAGGTGATGATACCCCCATCCTCTCAGTCATCTCCTCctcagcaacagcaacagcccGAGAGCAGCACTTCTCTTCAGAGCCCCGCTCTACCACAGGCACAGACTGGAGCTCAACAGCTACAG gcCCCTGTGAGTGTTCCTCAGTCCACGCCAGTTGAGCAGCCAGGCTCTGCAGCTCTGGTGCCTCCACCTGTGGAAAG CTGCCTGTCAGATGCAGCTTCAGGTCTTAGTGACGGCAATGATGGAAATTCTACATCAGGAGGCCGTCATGAGGGGCGCTCACTAAAGCGCCACCAGCGACGATCCGTCCGCAGTCGCTCCCGCCATGACAAGACTGCAAAGGCTAAACTGAATGTTCTCAGT ATCTCTAATGTGGGCGACAGAGTAGCAGAATGTCAGCTGGAAACGCACAACAGGAAGATGGTGACCTTCAAATTTGACCTTGATGGTGATAATCCAGAGGAAATTGCACAAATCATG GTTTCGAGTGAGTTCATCTTGGAAAGTGAGCGAGAGTCCTTCATCGAGCAGGTCCGTGAAGTCATAGAAATGGCTGATGAGAAAGGAGAGGGCATGAAGGAAGGCTTTCCCCAG ATGATTGATCTTCAGCAACAGCCTGAGCTCTCTGTTCCCATGCTGCCAG GCATTAATCCCAACACTGCAGCCCAGGTGGTGCATTCGGCAGGACGAAGGTTCATAGTCAGCCCAGTGCCGGAGTCCCGTCTTAGGGAACAGTTCTTTGGCGCTCCCTCTGCTAATACCTCCTTTGGAGATGAACCTGCCCCAG GGGCTCCTATGACATTGGGCCTCTCCCTGTCTGCTCCATCTGGGATTCTACAGCAGGCTTTCAGTAAAGTGAAGCAGGCTCGTGTAGAAAGAGGCAACACCATTGATCTTCCCACTGCTGATCAAGAACCAGGCACTGTCCCGTCCACTGAGGCTGTACTCGGCCCAAACTCTAACAGTGTTCTGGCTCCTCCAGAAGCTGTAGCTTCCACCACTGGCACTAATTTTCCTGCTGTGTCTCTCACATCGACTGCAACACCCTCACCACCTCCTTCAACTGGGAGGGTTTCCCCTCCGCCCATATCATCTCAGTCCCAAATTCCAGCTCCTGTCCCCAGTGAACCCTGTCTACCATGCCAGTCTTCTCATGAAACTGCCTCCTCACAGATTGCACCAACTGTCAGCATCCctccctcatcttcctccatTTCTCCTCCAGCTGTGCAGACCTCTGTCCCTGCAGCACCAGGGCCTCAGCTGAGCGGTAGTTCTGTATCCTCTGTTGCTACATTCAGTAATACTGTCTCTGTCCCTGCTTCAGAGCCTTCGCAGCCTTTTAATAGTGCCGCTTCATCCTCTCAGCCTATGAATTCATCCATCCATGCACCACAGCACACAACCTCCCAGTGTCCGCCTGTTCCCATTTCTGCTCAACCTGCACCTCCCACCTCGTTACCCAGTCAGAGCCAGCCACAGCCAGGGGAGTCAGAAGGGGCTGAGCTCCAGACCAAAGCCACTGGCAGAGATGATATCCAAGCCCTAGATAAAAAGCTACGCTCCCTCTTTAAAGACCAGAgctctgcttcctcctctgcatcactGGATCCTGGACAGAACACAGGGACCTCCTCACCTCCCACTGGAACTTCTTCCCCTCCACCTGGAGTAGCTCTGGTACCTCCATCTAACCTTCCCCTCACGTCTGGGGTACAAGGTGTCCTGGGCCCCACAACCACCTCAGGACAGGGGATTACCCCAGCAGGACATGCCCAGACTCCCCCAACTAAGCCCAGGGCACAG acTTTACCCACTGGTTTTGACCAAGCTGCTACACCTTCCTCCGACCTTGTGCCCCCATTTCCTGGACCAAATCAG TCACAGCAACCCCTGGGTAATTTGGATGCCCAGTTGAGGAGAGCTCTGAGCCCAGAGACTGTTCAGGGAGGTAACAGAGTCCAGCCTCCAGCAGCAGGTTTCACTCTGGGACGTTTCCAA GTGTCCGTTGCTGGTGATGGGACATCAAGCAGCGTTCCAGGTCCCCCCAGCattgtctcctcttcctcccacccACCGTCCtctacctcttcttcctcctcatcttcttcctcttcatcctccccCTCAAGTCCAGAAAATACTCTCCACCGGTCATCCTCTCTGTCCAGAGGAGTCTGTAAATCTGACACTGTAAATGGAGCCTCATCTGTCTCTGCTGGTCCTGCCAGTCAGCCCACCACCATAGGGCGCTTCCAAGTTTCCACAAGCACTAATGCAACATCTGGGCAAACAACTGGCTCTAAAGTGGGACGCTTTTCAGTCACAG TGACCCCAGCCCCAGCAGCAGCCTCCGGCCCGTCACAAGGCTCCAGTATGCAGAACGGGCCCTCATCCTCAACCTCCGACCCTCATAATGCACATACCCATTACAGTAGTGACAATGATGATGACTCTGAGACTGACGACGAAGCTCTGCAGAAAGAAATCAGCCGTCTCAGAGAAAA ACACATGTTGGAGATTCAGGCCTTGCAGAGTCGTCAGAAAGAGGAGATAGAGTCCCTGTTCACGCGGATGGGAAAAgcacctcctccctctgtcttttctcctgCCGTGGCCATGGCTGGAGGTCGACGTAGGCTTAAAAGCAAAAGCCACAAATCCGCTCGCAGTAGTGGACAACCCAGCCCTGTACACTCAG GATCTCCGTCCTCAGCTCAGAGTCTTCATGGTTCAGAGTCGTCTCCAAAGCAAAGTTCACCATCAGCAACAGAGGCTTCACAATCAGGTGGCAAGTCATCTTTACAACAGCTCAAATCCTCTCCATCCATGCCCATTCTCAGTAGTTGCTCTACAG GAGTAAGCGGGACCAGCTCCACAAATGGTTCAGGCCACTGCCAGAACCACTCTACTTCTCTGACCCAGGCGACCGGACCCACCCCCTCTGCCTCTCACACCCAGAAGGGCAAGGGCACCTTCACCGATGACCTGCACAAACTGGTGGATAACTGGGCCAGAGATGCCATCAACCTCTCCCAGTGCAAGAGAGGTCCTAAAACTGGACCACAGGCAGCACATGAT ATTATTCCTCCAGCCAACATGGGCCGTAAATTCTCAGCTCCAGGCTACCTCTGCCCAACACTTCCCAATCCTTCCagcaccaccactaccaccGCCACTCACCTCCCCAACCCTGCCAATCCCTCCGTCCCTCTTGGGCCTCGTAAAGGCTCTCTGGGCCCAGTCGCCCCGGGGTTTGGGTACGCCTCAGCCCCGTACAGCGCTCCTCAGTGGGCAGGACCCACAGGCACGTGCCCGGTCAACATGCTTAACCCAGCACAGCCACTAACACAGTACCAGCCGCCTACAACAGCCTCAGTGTCCCTGCACCAAGGCTACCACATGGGAACCACGCCAGCCCCCCAGAAATCAGTCAGCCCCGGAGGATCAAACCTGAGGCCTACGTAG